The following are from one region of the Rhizobium sullae genome:
- a CDS encoding MFS transporter has translation MTTVQTSEKTSEAPSGGQAKIVALVVAVSFFMQILDGTIVATSLPQMAASFGVQPVSMSIGITVYMLTMSAFIPLSGWLGDRFGARRVFLASIGVFTGASLFCGLSGSLAEFIAARAIQGAGSALMTPVGRIIVLKSAPKSELVNAIALITWPALTAPVIGPVLGGFITTYASWHWNFLINIPIGLLGMALVLRFVPEQREENPGRLDMLGFILSGAGMTFMLAALELSVKWEGSLLPVFAILAAGIVLSVMAARHFLKVENPLLDLSAFKVQTFAMSTLSAGTACRVAINATPFLLPLLFQLGFGLSSIAAGTYLLVYFLGNLGMKAVTTPLLARFGFRNVLCVNGLIAALCIMACGFFTPVTPLAVIYAILLAAGLSRSMEFTALNTLAFADISPAQRSSASTLSSMLQQAAMLLGVAVAAALLNVSTALRSAPEPALVDFRWAFLAVGLMGIISSLRFFSLPADAGAEVSKHKRFQKK, from the coding sequence ATGACGACAGTACAGACGAGTGAAAAAACGAGCGAAGCGCCAAGCGGAGGTCAGGCGAAGATCGTGGCGCTGGTCGTTGCCGTATCGTTCTTTATGCAGATTCTCGACGGCACGATCGTCGCGACATCGCTACCGCAGATGGCGGCGAGCTTTGGCGTGCAGCCGGTCTCGATGAGCATCGGCATCACCGTCTACATGCTGACGATGTCGGCTTTCATCCCGCTTTCCGGCTGGCTCGGTGACCGCTTTGGCGCAAGGCGGGTGTTTCTGGCGTCGATTGGGGTCTTTACCGGCGCTTCGCTTTTCTGCGGACTTTCCGGCAGCCTTGCGGAATTCATCGCCGCGCGTGCGATCCAGGGTGCGGGAAGCGCGCTGATGACGCCGGTCGGACGCATCATCGTCCTGAAGAGCGCGCCGAAATCCGAGCTGGTGAATGCGATCGCGCTTATCACCTGGCCAGCGCTGACGGCACCAGTCATCGGGCCGGTGCTCGGCGGCTTCATCACGACCTATGCAAGCTGGCACTGGAATTTCTTGATCAATATTCCGATCGGCCTTCTCGGCATGGCGCTCGTGCTGCGCTTCGTACCGGAGCAGCGCGAGGAGAACCCGGGCCGTCTCGACATGCTGGGCTTTATTCTGAGCGGCGCCGGCATGACATTCATGCTTGCCGCGCTCGAACTCTCCGTGAAGTGGGAGGGCAGCCTGCTTCCCGTCTTTGCAATTCTTGCCGCAGGCATCGTGCTTTCCGTCATGGCCGCCCGGCATTTCCTGAAGGTGGAAAATCCGCTACTCGATCTCTCGGCCTTCAAAGTCCAGACCTTCGCGATGTCGACGCTCTCGGCGGGCACGGCCTGCCGGGTCGCGATCAACGCCACGCCTTTTTTGCTGCCGCTGCTGTTCCAGCTCGGTTTCGGCTTGAGCTCGATTGCCGCCGGCACATATCTGCTCGTCTATTTTCTCGGTAACCTCGGCATGAAAGCGGTGACGACGCCGCTGCTTGCCCGGTTCGGATTCCGCAATGTTCTTTGCGTGAACGGGCTGATCGCGGCATTGTGCATCATGGCGTGCGGCTTTTTCACGCCGGTTACGCCCCTGGCGGTAATCTACGCGATCCTGCTTGCGGCCGGTCTTTCGCGCTCGATGGAATTCACCGCCCTGAACACGCTTGCCTTCGCCGATATCAGCCCGGCGCAGCGCAGCTCCGCCTCGACATTGTCCAGCATGCTCCAGCAGGCCGCCATGCTGCTCGGAGTTGCTGTTGCAGCGGCGCTGCTCAATGTCTCAACCGCGCTTCGTTCAGCGCCGGAGCCTGCGCTCGTCGATTTCCGCTGGGCCTTTCTGGCGGTCGGCCTTATGGGCATCATATCGTCCTTGCGCTTTTTCAGTCTGCCCGCAGACGCCGGCGCGGAAGTCTCCAAGCACAAGCGCTTCCAAAAAAAGTGA
- a CDS encoding sensor histidine kinase, with protein MREHANSAEPEIRILAIDNDETFAMRMQENLARHGFEVEWARDGATALRRIAEGNIDAVVLDHVLRAESGLDILPQLIALPDHPPVIYATVSGDNGIAVAALKAGAGGHVLKSNSPDFFDLLAATLEQALDRARFRRETADAQEVIRQQRDRAEMLLAEVNHRIANSLGLVGALIRMQSSMTTDRVAIDALYETQMRINAIASVHRRLYTNRQIGTVQVDEYLENLLNELEASIRDDKRPHRVVLAAQPVNLPTDKVVTLGLIVSELVTNAFKYAYSEGVQGEVRVIVEQVGDQFRLAVEDDGAGFDHSGPAKGTGLGTKILTAMAASLKAELTYDPAHHGTRAILVFSVD; from the coding sequence ATGCGTGAACATGCGAACAGTGCGGAGCCCGAAATCCGCATCCTCGCCATCGATAATGACGAGACGTTTGCAATGCGGATGCAAGAGAATCTTGCCCGCCATGGTTTCGAGGTGGAATGGGCGCGAGACGGTGCCACCGCGTTGAGGCGTATCGCTGAAGGCAATATCGATGCGGTCGTGCTAGACCATGTCCTGAGAGCGGAAAGCGGACTCGATATTCTGCCGCAATTGATCGCCTTGCCGGATCACCCCCCGGTGATCTATGCGACCGTTTCCGGCGATAACGGCATTGCCGTCGCTGCGTTGAAGGCCGGCGCAGGCGGCCATGTTCTCAAAAGCAACTCCCCCGACTTTTTCGATCTGCTGGCGGCGACGCTGGAGCAAGCGCTGGATCGCGCGCGTTTCCGGCGCGAGACGGCTGATGCGCAGGAGGTGATCCGCCAGCAGCGGGACCGCGCCGAGATGTTGCTCGCCGAGGTCAATCACCGTATCGCGAACAGTCTCGGCCTTGTCGGTGCGCTGATCCGCATGCAGTCGTCGATGACAACGGACCGGGTGGCGATCGACGCGCTGTATGAAACGCAGATGCGCATCAATGCCATAGCGAGCGTTCACCGGCGCCTTTACACCAACCGCCAGATCGGCACGGTTCAAGTCGACGAATATCTCGAGAACCTTCTGAACGAGCTCGAGGCTTCCATCCGCGACGACAAGCGGCCGCACCGCGTCGTGCTGGCCGCACAGCCCGTCAATCTGCCGACGGATAAGGTGGTCACGCTCGGCCTCATCGTCAGCGAACTTGTCACCAACGCCTTCAAATACGCCTATAGCGAAGGCGTGCAGGGCGAGGTCAGGGTCATCGTCGAACAGGTGGGCGATCAGTTTCGTCTCGCCGTGGAGGACGACGGTGCCGGCTTCGACCATTCCGGCCCCGCGAAGGGGACCGGCCTCGGCACGAAGATATTGACCGCGATGGCGGCCAGCCTCAAAGCGGAGCTGACCTATGACCCGGCGCATCACGGCACGCGGGCCATACTGGTCTTTTCCGTCGACTGA
- a CDS encoding DUF924 family protein, which translates to MAKICTPEEVYSFWFEECSREQWFETSLSLDEEIRDRFRDTHLALAGGVIGAWHASPENRLAAVVVLDQFPRNIYRNTPLAFATDGLALREAKLAIDAGADLLVGEECRTFFYLPFEHAEDMAEQERSVMLFQALGDAEYLDYAIHHRDVIAAYGRFPHRNAIIGRDSTVDELEYLARPDAGF; encoded by the coding sequence GTGGCCAAGATATGCACGCCTGAGGAGGTGTATTCCTTCTGGTTTGAGGAATGCAGCCGTGAGCAGTGGTTCGAGACGTCGCTGTCACTCGATGAGGAAATTCGGGACCGTTTCCGGGATACGCACCTGGCGCTGGCGGGCGGCGTGATCGGCGCCTGGCATGCAAGCCCTGAGAACCGGCTCGCCGCGGTCGTTGTGCTCGATCAGTTTCCGCGGAATATCTACCGGAATACGCCGCTTGCGTTTGCGACGGACGGATTGGCGCTTCGCGAGGCGAAATTGGCGATCGATGCCGGTGCCGACTTGCTCGTTGGCGAGGAATGCCGGACGTTCTTCTACCTGCCTTTCGAGCATGCCGAGGATATGGCGGAGCAGGAGCGGTCGGTGATGCTATTTCAGGCGCTCGGCGATGCAGAGTATCTCGATTATGCCATCCACCATCGCGACGTGATCGCTGCCTATGGCCGGTTTCCGCACCGCAACGCCATCATCGGAAGAGACTCGACCGTCGATGAACTGGAATATCTCGCCCGGCCCGACGCCGGTTTCTGA